Proteins encoded in a region of the Triticum dicoccoides isolate Atlit2015 ecotype Zavitan chromosome 3A, WEW_v2.0, whole genome shotgun sequence genome:
- the LOC119270017 gene encoding general transcription and DNA repair factor IIH subunit TFB1-1-like gives MGTMTIGAKYKTTLRDPGHGGVLRMSEDKLIFTPNDPRSLMKLNVDFRSIKGHKFNKVDGSKPTPPLLNLSKDSDKGGGYIFEFDNVGNRDLCRDFVARVLGKHQGTVPARTNVPPEKSAVSTGPEQLSSAEMERRMKLLREDSELQKLHKKFVLGNILQESEFWATRKNLLDDETNKASKQKPGFKSAMLADVRPSADGQTNKVTFSLTTEIIHQIFAEKPAVHRAFLDYVPKKLSEKDFWTKYCRAEYLLRTKNTLAAKAEAADDEELAMFLKNDDILAKEAKLKIKRVDPTLDMEADAGDEYIHLPDHGVLRDGSRETTDIDSELARRTLSQDLNRHAAVVLEGRSTDIESTDTKTVAEALARSKKEPPPSSAADDASHERLVKVARMTEIEDLQAPRSLPYAPLCIKDPREYFDSQQANALRPLGSNDGRKARSCSLSTDDAFRHLMDQISSVKMNCPVVQSDVALKVLSELNEGISRSRRLNLKNPQDSLLGRLPHRTREELMDHWTAIQELLRHFWSSYPITTTVLSNKVQRLKEAMTQIYQKLQDIKESAQPDVRHEISQLVKPMTQALDAAFYHDQQQKSSKAGTGSKPNGF, from the exons ATGGGGACCATGACGATCGGTGCCAAGTACAAGACCACGCTCAGGGACCCCGGCCACGGCGGCGTCCTCCGCATG AGTGAAGACAAGTTAATATTTACCCCTAATGATCCACGCTCACTAATGAAGCTCAATGTTGATTTCCGAAGCATCAAAG GCCACAAGTTTAACAAGGTAGATGGCAGCAAACCAACGCCGCCATTATTGAATCTTTCAAAAGATTCTGACAAG GGGGGAGGCTATATTTTTGAGTTTGACAATGTTGGTAACCGTGATTTGTGTCGCGACTTTGTAG CTAGGGTTTTAGGCAAACATCAAGGTACTGTGCCTGCTAGAACAAATGTACCTCCAGAAAAATCAGCTGTGTCAACTGGTCCAGAACAGCTCAGTTCTGCCGAAATGGAACGGCGGATGAAATTGCTACGAGAAGACAG TGAACTGCAGAAGTTACATAAGAAGTTTGTGCTTGGCAATATTCTGCAAGAGTCTGAATTTTGGGCAACAAGAAAG AATTTACTTGACGATGAAACAAACAAAGCATCAAAACAAAAGCCAGGTTTCAAAAGTGCCATGCTAGCTGATGTTAGGCCATCAGCTGATGGACAG ACAAACAAGGTTACTTTCAGTCTGACTACTGAGATTATCCATCAG ATTTTTGCAGAAAAGCCAGCCGTGCATCGGGCATTTTTGGATTATGTCCCGAAGAAG TTGTCAGAAAAGGATTTTTGGACAAAATACTGTAGAGCTGAGTATCTACTTAGGACAAAAAATACTTTAGCGGCAAAAGCTGAAGCCGCTGATGATGAGGAATTAGCCATGTTTTTGAAAAATGATGATATACTTGCCAAGGAGGCAAAGCTCAAG ATAAAACGAGTTGATCCAACATTAGACATGGAGGCAGATGCAGGGGATGAGTACATCCATCTTCCG GATCATGGGGTTCTCCGTGATGGCAGCAGAGAGACAACTGATATTGATAGCGAGTTGGCTAGGAGAACACTTTCTCAGGATCTGAATCGGCATGCTGCTGTTGTTCTTGAAGGGAGATCAACAG ATATTGAATCAACTGATACGAAGACTGTGGCTGAAGCACTTGCAAGGTCCAAGAAGG AACCACCTCCTAGCTCTGCTGCTGATGATGCTAGTCATGAGAGATTGGTAAAGGTGGCCCGCATGACTGAGATAGAGGATCTGCAAGCTCCACGAAGTCTCCCATATGCACCACTTTGTATAAAG GATCCTCGAGAATATTTTGATTCTCAGCAAGCAAATGCTCTGAGACCTTTAGGTAGCAACGATGGAAGAAAGGCCCGCAGCTGCAGCCTGAGCACCGATGATGCATTCCGTCATTTAATGGATCAAATATCTTCTGTGAAAATGAACTGTCCTGTTGTTCAGTCAGATGTTGCTCTAAAG GTTCTTAGCGAATTGAATGAAGGAATTTCACGTTCACGGAGGCTTAATCTTAAGAATCCCCAAGACAGTCTCCTTGGTCGTCTTCCTCACCGAACACGAGAGGAACTTATGGAT CATTGGACGGCTATCCAGGAGTTGCTGCGCCATTTTTGGTCATCATACCCAATAACAACCACAGTCCTTAGTAATAAG GTTCAACGGCTGAAGGAAGCAATGACACAGATATATCAGAAGTTACAG GATATAAAGGAATCAGCACAGCCTGATGTACGACATGAAATATCTCAACTCGTAAAGCCCATGACACAG GCGCTGGATGCTGCATTCTACCATGACCAGCAGCAGAAATCTTCAAAGGCCGGTACCGGGAGCAAGCCCAATGGGTTTTGA